The following nucleotide sequence is from Amblyraja radiata isolate CabotCenter1 chromosome 22, sAmbRad1.1.pri, whole genome shotgun sequence.
AATTGGGGAAAAGGCTAATTTCATCAAAATAAGACAAGACCTGGCAAGATAGACTGGGACATCcatttaggtcataagtgataagagcagaattaggccttacagcccatcaagtctactctgccattcaatcagggcagatctatctctccctcttaaccccattctcccgccttctcctcataacctctgacacccgtactaattaagaatttgCAGGTGAATCTATAACCGCACAAAGAAGGAAAAAAGTGTTTGGACCAACAGGTTTCCTGTGAGAGTGAAAACCTAGCGTAACAAGTACAGGAAATGTCAGATGTCGAAGGTTGGATAAAGAGAGAAAAAGGAAGCATATGACAGATAAACTGAAGATGGGGAGTCCCGTCAAGAGTGTAAACAAGTTAATTTATTGCCCAAGCTTATTTTGCTACAATTATCATTAAAGGTTTCACTATGAACAAATACCACTTGGCTCAGTTCTGCATAGCACTTGTAGTCACTCACTTTAATTTTTCCTCGAAGCGCAGAAATTATCTCTCCCATCATTCGTACCAGATCTTCATACTTGTAAGTGTTGTCCGTTAGCCAGACTGCTTCGCGAATAGTTAGGATTTCTTTACTAATAAAACTATGGAGCAAGAAATTTGAATAAGAAATCTCTGAAGACTTCAAATTGGAAGAAACATTTCTGAGCACCAGTTTTATGAAGGTAAAATCGCAGCTTATCAACTTTACCGTGTGCAGATAACCATACAAGCTATCCCTAGCAACTGGAGTCTGCCCCTGGGAACAGAGCGCAGCATTAGGTATCGATCCACATTGGCCACAGTGACATGCAGACACAAGCTGGAGAAGTCCTTCATGCTGGTCACCTCCACCAGCCAATCGATTAAAATATACCTGCAGAGACAGAAAACTGCTGGTTACAAAACTGCCATTTCTGTACAGGATTGATTTCTGCAGATTTTGAAGCAGCACAAAATAGCAGAAGATATGGCGAATGTGCAGGTCGGACAGTACCCTGCTATATTAAACAAACATAAGGGGAGAAGCAATCGCTTCAAGAAAATGGAATTACACAAGCAGATCTCCAACCAGCAAAACAATCCATCTAGAGGCTAAACCTCTTCTTTCAATGGGTCAGATTTTATTCGGTCATCCACAAAGTGCGTAAAAAATGTCTCTCAACATCAAGGTAAAGCCTGCAAGGTAACTATAAGTTCTATTCTAAACCACAGGAACTATATCCATTATGGCGCTAAACGTAGAACACAGACAGTACAGCAgaggatttaggccattcagcccacaatgtctgtactaaaACTTGGTGCCAAATTAAAGTAATTTCTGTTGCCTGCCTAcacgttccaaatacccaccactcACTTTGCAAAACATTTATCCTGTACAccactttaaacttttccccctccAACCTTAAAGCATTACCTgctcatctttgacatttctaccctggggaaaatgtTGTGACAGTCTATCCTActagatctcccctcatcttccgacactccagagaaaccaatccaagtttgcccaacttTTCCTTATACCCTATAATTCAGGCAgtcttctggtaaacctcttctataCCTTCTCCGATAGGGCTGTAATGGGGCGGTCAAAAATtcccacaatattccaaatgtggaaaCCATACAGCTGAAATATGACGTCATACCTCTTAAAGCAATGCCccgactaatgaaggcaagcataccatacgagTTCTTTACCACCCCATCTACTTATCTTGCAtatttcagggagctatgcatTTCGATCCCTCTGTATTTCAATGCTCTTAAGGGGCTTGCCATGAACTATATACTTTCCACTTGCATTCAACATCTCAAAGAGCAACATCCCACCCGTGctcaaattaaactccatctgacatttctcCGCACATATCTGTAACTAGAATCAtataggatggaaacaggcctatcagcCAAACTCAGTCATGCTAAACAAGTTGCCCTATctatttgcccatatccctccaaattttccgatccatgtcttttaaatgttattgtacctgccccaactacttcACGTGGGACTTTACCAAATTCCTTACCATGTAGATAACATCCACTGCTCTACCCTCTAATCACCTCATCACAAATCTCAATCGAGTTTGTAAGACATGTCCTGCCAtagacaaagccatgctgactgtcccaaataatcccattctcttccaaatgcaagTAAGTCCTACCCCAAAGAATCTCCAATAGCTTCCATACCACTGACGcgaggctcaccggcctataatttcctggattcgcTCTACTTCCCTGCTTAAATACAGGAACATTCAAAATGGAACCTATCCCCAAAAGATTAAACATTTGCTTTATTGAATATAAAAACATCAGTAATGCCTACAAATTACTCATTGCATAAAGGTGGCTTATTTAGCAAGTTAGTTCACGGCGTAATTGGACTCTCTGCCACTATATGGGAATGATACAATGTTCAATAACAGTTCTCATTTTCTACAGCTCTCACCAGCTGCCTGCCCTGCCAATCATTTCCAGTATCTTCTGATTTTAATCGAGTGACATGATTTGACATCAAGTTGCTTTATTGAGGCAAATTAAAACAGCAAGAGAGCAGTGACCATGAGAACATGAGCAAGCTGAGCAGAATAGAATGACTCCATGTACCCACAATTGATTTATATTATTGACTTATTTTAAAGAGAAGCTATTGATTTCACTCTAATTATCCCTGTAGGATCAAAACCACTGCAGGGAGGAGTGCTCAAGATTCCCACTGCTCTTTTGTGAGTGTGATGATTGCATGCCATCAGTGATCTAGCTCTAGCAGTGATCTAGACTTTAGGAATGCGACTTTATTCACTGTTTGATCTCTGTAATGTGCAGATTTTGAAGTGTAACAACATTGGAAAAAATTAACCGCGAGCAACATCCTCTGTATACAAGCCATCAAGCATACAGTCAAAAGTGCTTTTAATTTACGCAACTCACTCCTACACATTTACCCTTTTAGCCCACTGTAATTTCAGTAAATCTGCGTTAAATTCCCTTCAAGGCCAATATAACCTTTCTGACATGCAGTGTGGAAAACTGACAGCATTTAGATGAGTTATTAGGATTgaatacttttaaaaaaaaaatcaattttaaacAAAACAACAGACTGACGATATCTGCATTTACCTCATTGTGTCATTCATGCCCTTTTGTACTTTGAACATTTTCTGTTTGAAGGATGGATAGGAAGACTGAAAAATCTGGGCCAGATGGTCTTTAGGTTTAGATTTCAGTCCACACAGGCTGGCACTTCCACAGGTTTTGGCTAACGTCAACTGAAACAGAATTATAAAGATGTAGCATGCAATTCCAAAATTAAAGGCAAGATTACTACAAGACCATGTCATCACAGAAGCCAGAGGCATACTTAAATAGATGCCACTACCGGTTGCTGTGTGATGACTGGCGAGGAGGAAAGCTTTAGACTGCGGGAAGTTCGGTAACAGAAGGAATTGCAATTGATAAGAACATTTATCTCAGCAAGCCCATATTTATTCGATTCCCTCAGGATATAAAGACCGATTGAGCATGATCTTGAATACATTAGTTGATTGGGCTTCATAACCCTCACGAGGAAAGATGGTCATCTCCATTCTGATCAACCACTTACTGTGTGATTTTAGCAAATGTAACACTTCATTCAAACAAAATGCAGGCGACAACAGGTCAGTTTGTATGATATCTGTCACAGGGGAAATGTTAGAGACCATTATTAAAGATGCTACAGCAGAGCATTTAGATAACCAGGAAAAGTCAACATTATTTTCTTCAAGGtgaatcatgtttgacaaattacaggggaatgcgtaaatattcttagattttcagaaaccaTTTCATAATATGCCACTTCAAAAGGTTATTGTGTGGAAGATAAAAGCTCATTCTGCAGGGGCTAGCACAAAGACCAGGTCCTTTGGCCTGCACATAAAtcgatatccttccattccctgcatatccatattaatgtggatagcaaattggctggcTAACAGAAAGAACTGGCATAAATGAGCCGTTTTCCGGTTGGCAAGATGTAACAGGGCTCAGTTGAACATGTGGGCAGATACCCAAGCCAGGAAAATCATCTTTGCATCTATGTAGTGAAATCCTGTATGAAATGTGTATGCTTCAATTGAGATCTGAGGCAAGTTGTCAATTTGGATCAAAGTTGTTGTGGTAATAGAAGACAGGTGGTGATGATGGAGAATGTTTACTATTTAGAAGTCTGGGATTTTGCAATCCTTAAGAAAGAAGGTTGTGTGACACCCATCAACAAATGAATTGTATTTGATCTGCTCAAGTCCACAACAAGATTACCTTCTGGATAAGATTACCTTCAGTATGAATATATGTTTTCAATGTGCATTCCGTCTCAATGTGTTTCGTAGAACTACAGGCACAGAGCTAGCAGATTTCAACCCAGCCCACAATGAAAATTGCTCAAGTAATAAACACTGTTTTATAATCACTGACTGAACAGAACTTAGATGTCCCACTATAATATTAATTTTAAATTCTCCCACTGTCCATCTGCATAACCAGTTAGAAGAACGGTAGTAAAGAACACTACCGTTTCACCTGCCACACACACCTGTGCTTCCCAGCACCCTTTGGTTGCATAATCACGCAATGTCCTCAGGCTCTGGAGATACCTCCCAGGATCAGCTACCTAGCAAAACAAAGACCATCTGTAAAAATCCAGCAGGAAGAAAAGTGGCAGGCTGATGCAGGGAAATAGGAAAGATCAGCAAGCCCTCTTTTATTTTTTTGGAAACAATTTATAGGGTTGAATTCAAAATTCAGGATACAGGTAGTCCTGCTCTAACACAAGaggagagctgctggaggaggcttAGTGGattgggcaacatctgtggaaatgaacaggtgacgtcttgggtcgagacccttcacctaGAGATGCAAACATAGCGACTctcgtgtactgcctcagtgtaatctactcgTCTTACACTCTTGACTTGGGTATGATTGTACTTACGTATAGTAAGATTTTACTGAATTGCATGCAAAAAGAGAATTTCACTTTCattcctaggtacatgtgacaatcatgCACTATTGTTCATTGATTGAATAAGTGGAGGGAAAGTAATCACTATAAAGAGCTAGGAAAAAGGATGGGGCACAAGATGGCAAGGAATGGGTGGATAGTGCTGTGGAGGGTTTGATTGGCAGTAACAATCAAATGGAGTAGGGAAGGGCAGAGAGACCAATAGAGGTGATGTGAACTGAAGGCTGCACATTCTGGAACGCAATGGAAGAGAAGGTGAAGAACGGAACAACAGAGGGAGGGCACGAACTAGCAGAAATGATCAGTCTAAAGTTCAGCCAGCCGTAATAGATAGACGGCCATTGCAAAAATACTGAACCTCTCATTGAAAGCTGCAGCCAGAGCTCAATAGGACAGACCTCTTGAAAGATTGAGCCATACATTAGCAATTTATGGAAACCCACCCGGAGCAGGCGCCATTGTTGGAGTATTCCATTTCAGAAATTCAACGCTAAATCTAAACTTACTGTTTCTTTATGGTTTCCCTCCCAGAGGTAGAAAGAACTTGGCAAGCAGCCATGATTAGAAGATGCTTCAAACATTGATATAGCCTGTTTCTGCCTTTCTTCATCCTAAATTAAAGGAAACGTTTATTTAATAGAATACTACTCaggcattaatttaaaaaaaaactaatattgTAAGGTGTACTGCAAAATTTCACAACAGTATTAAAGTAAATGAAACATAACAGAGCTATCAGGGCAGATAACTACCACGATCAGAACAGGGAGTGAAGGAGGGAATTGCAAGTCTCAGCAGTGAAAGATAGACAACTGTCAATGTTTAGATTAATCAGCATCGTGACCACAGTAAAACAACACAAACATAGACGGTTACAGGCTTTAGAATAGCATTCAAAAAGTCAAATCCAGAAGTGACAGAAGGCATGCATGAGGGTTTCAGAAGATGATGCCGGGCCAGTGGACTCAGAAAGATTAAGTTTAATAACCAAGGTACCAACCTCAAAGAGACTCAGAACTTTGGCCAAACAGTAAGTTAGCGATGCAACATTAGCCtaaaaaagacaatacaggatctAAGAACTTGCCTGAATCTGTTATAACATTCAGCACCTCTGCCCAATTAAAACATAATATGCACCAACTAAGAAAATATCTTAATCCATCGCTTCTTTTACAAAATAGTATTCAGCAAGGTATTTCAATTCTACCATGTGTTGTACGCAATTATGAAAGTTAATCTATAAGTGAATGTCTTAATATATTTTACATTCACAAGGTTCCTTGAAAATAAATATTAgcaaaaaacaaaggaaattagaaAGTTTCCTGGAGAACTGGAAGGCGATCTTTATTTCTCCATAGCTGTGACACTACATTCTGAACTCTGCTCATTTTCTTTATTGTACTGcttgttgtactcatgtataatttgatttgactggataggacagtttttccattgtatctcagtacacgtgacaatacaccaGTACCAATACCAATCCATTTAATGTAAATGGTCAGAGCAATTAACAGCAGTTTTCCCAGAAGTATCAAATTACTGCCATGTTTACTATAATGAGCCAAAACATAAAATTAGCAGATGTAACACAATATTAAATTAATTCAATGGACAGATGTATCAGGGCTTACTGATTTATCAAAAACTTACTGATTGTAACAGACACTCGTTCTTTAAACTGTCATAGACTACGGCCTTACAGCAACTCCCAGTCAGAGACCACGGTGGTCTAATGAACAGCCACACAAAGGGACTTGCATCAACATTCAAACCTTCGGCAAGGCTGAAGAAGTGGGAGGCCTTCAGTCCATTCACTTCAGCACGGCCTTCATCAGCAACTGAAACTGGGAATAAGTGCATTTCATTACTTAATGGAAAGCAACACAAGTATAGACCCATTAAGTCACGTTTTAACCACAGGCCTGCCATGTTTAAAAATTGCTCAGAATATTGGCCCATTTCATTCCACCACTTCTTTCATGAATACAGTGGACAAGCATCGACAATCTCTACATTTAAATAAGACCCATTTAGAGAAGATGCTTATTCTGGATTCCAAATTGGAGAAATGTAAAACTAAATCGGATTTTGTGGGATTCTGTGGGAGAAAATTACGTTCAATTCATCATCCAACAGTTCTTGTAAATCGTcaattgaatttttttaaagcagaatcAATACTTACGTCCTTCATTGTAAAGGTATGCTATCCCTAGCTTTATTGCCGCCTCAAAgtttccactttctgcagcccTAGAACAGAGTGTCATGAGGATTATAGCAAAGATTTACTCTTGACCCCAATCCGCaaataaattaacattttggCTTTAATAGTTTAacaccaacagttttattctacgTTCTAACAATTAGTAATCTGCATTTCATGCATTTAGGGACAATGTTCCTTGTTCATTGACTATTCAAGGGCTCTTTAATGACTATCACTCGTCATAAGTAATGATTATCCAATGCTTAAATGAACATTTGCTAGTTTAGCACAAGGTCCATTTAGCCAACTATAAGTGATGACGCAACAAGCTAATGCAAAACTGAATAACTTGCACCCAAACAAGACAAGCTAATGAGCAACGAATGAGGCTAGCCCCATATCAAAAGAAGGAAGATATTGGAATCTAGAAGTGGTAATAGGGtatacacaagaaattgcagatactcATGCGAGGAGAGTTCAAGATGACTTATTTTTCATACTTGAGTCCAGAGGAATGTCTCAAAGCATAAAGTCATCCATTCAGGACACAATAAAGAAACGGTTGGGGGAGAAGCAGTAGGAAATTAGTTACTGAGTGTATTCAAGACAAAGATTCATAAAAATGTTAGACAACAAAGCAATCAAAAGATAGAGGCCTTGTGCAGGAAAGCAGTCCTAAAGTAACAGATCATTCTTGGCTAGATTGTTTAGTGAGGAGACACCAGGAGCAGAATGCCCATAGCTGCTTCTATTTGTGTTCTTTGTAAATCACACATCTAGACACATCTGATAACCATACCTTTCAAAGAGCCACCGATTTACTGGAGAAGGCCATATCTCCTGAAAGTTTGCATGGGCCCATACACTGGAGTGATTGTCAACAATGGATTTAAAGAGAGGGTGTACCTGAAAGACAGGAGTTGAAGCATTTCAGTTGTACGCATTTTACACAATTTATATTAAGAACAAAGCATTCTTTAATTTCTGGAAAGATTGTAATTCCAGGTCACTTTAGTTCAGGTAAGAGATCCTTTCCTCTGTGAGAGAACTTTTGGTTAGCTACACTTGTGACTGAATTGTCCGTGGCACTGCGTTCCAAGGCTATTGCAGCTGGAGAGATCCGCTCAGCTGTACAGTTAAAAACCCAACCACAGCCAATTCAGACCCTACACCATAGTTTAACCTTTCAATACCCAACCAATGTCATTCAGAGCTCCATCATCTCACAGGTTTGCCAGCCTTTTGAAAAGAACACAAGATCTACAGCCACGTATCTGCCTGCTCATATAAAGGGAGCACTCGACACTGGTGGTTACTGCAGAAACTTCAAATCCTCTGGTTGTGGACTCAATAGTATAATATGCCACATTTGAAGTAAGTTTTGTTGCATCTCTTTTGACATGAGAGTTCGACCACAATTGTATTAATTTTTGCATTCTCATCTCACCAGTTAAGTAAATGAACTCACCGCTCTGAAATGCAGAATATCCTGAGCAGGAAGACATTGCAAAACATAAAGCAACACATCAGTTGGAAGACTGAGTAGTGTCATGGCTGGTGCACTTTTCTTCAATCTTTGTTTTGCAAGTAGCAAAAAACATTTTGCACATCTACAGCGAAACACTGGGAAAAAAAAAGTACGGAAAATAAATTTGCTGTTACATTTTGCTGAGTATCCTAAACTCATCACCCCGGTTTCATACAAGAACTACATAGAGAATGCACCAGGAAGAGCCAGGGTAGATCAGGATTCTCGCTTCCTCAAATGGCAGGCAAGACCAGTAAGGGCCAACAGGAGGTGGGGGGAAATCAAATGGTGAACAAGTGAAAACTATCACACTACACAATTTAAAATTCACACAATTTGTTATTTATTCATCAAGACGTGCTCAAATATCCACTGTgatatctcgacccaaaacgtcacccattccttctctccagagatgctgcctggtgacAGGTGAACATACCCCCACCCTAGACGCCTGCTCTGTGCACCCTAATGTCCATCCTATCCTGCACTCCCCCACTCCTATCCTCACCCCTGGTGGGGGAAGAGGAAGACCCAAtacagagtgtttaagaaggaactgcagatgctggaaaatcgaaggtacacaaaaatgctggagaaactcagcgggtgcagcagcatctatggagcgaaggaaataggcaacgtttcgggccgaaaccctcagaGTGACAGGAGGTGGATGGACACCCATTGCCCACACCCGCTTCCCTTTCTCACTCCCATCAAAACCACCCCTCACCAAAACCCATCCCTACAAAACCACCCTTCACCAAAATCCCCGCACAGAATCTTATCCCCTTCCCCCCCAAACTAGCCCTCATCCAATCCCCCCAACAATACCATCCTTCCAtcaacaacctccccacccacccacccccaaagattatagaggagcaattcTTTGCCCACAACCCTTCGGCTTCCCTCAGCCGGGGGAAAGAACCCAACGGGAAGGGATCTACCGCCCCGGCCTCTCCCCCACCCAGCGCCCACATGCCCGGTGATCGCCTCACCCTCCGACCGCATCTTCAACCGACGCCGCCGTCTAGTCGATGCAGAGGCGGAGACCGAATCTCGGTGCTCGTGCCCGCTGGATCCCGGTGTCCCGCTGCCGGTGCCGCTCGTGCCCACTCTCCCGCCCCGCGCGCTGACCGTTTCGAAGCCGCCGCTCGCGGACCTATTCAAAATAGCCAGTAGTGATTGGCCGACCGCTGCGGCGACACGCCACGCCCATTGGCCTCCCCGTCGGTCAATCAGAGGCTCTCGTTCACTATCCTCCATCTTCATTGGTCGGTTCAGCATCACTTCCGGGTCGCTGGGGCTTCCCATTGGCTACGGACGATGCATTTTCGAATCGGCACCGCAGAGACGTCAGAGCcgtgcagacccttcggcccctcGCGTCCCTGCCGTGCAGGCACTTCGTCCcagccaaagatcctacagcggaaccgctataggatctttgatcccacccagtccatgctgatcaCGGCGGCATACTgaactcgtcccatttgcctgcatttagccaatatccctctaaacccttgctatccaaatatatctgtccaaatatatttaaaaagtcataattgtatctactGCTATAGATTCATCGGGcacctcattccagatacggactaatcagaatggaaaaagttgccctctaGGTCGTTTAAATCTCTTTTCTCTCACCCTTAAGCCTATCCCCTCGCACAAAGACTGTGAgcacactttatccatgccctctCGTGATCATGTAGATCTCAATAAGGCGCCCCTCAACCCCCAACACTTAAAAGGAAaaaatcccagcctatccaacccctccccaaatccaggtaacatcctgtaAATCACTTCCTCACTCTTTCAAACTTAACATCCTTACTGTAGCTGGGCGAcaagaacacagtactccaagtgttgtCTCATCAACGACTTGCATAGCTGCATtatgtcccaacttttgtactcaatactcttTCCAATGATGGCAAATATGCTAACGCATCTTCGCATGCACTGCACACCTGACTCACCATGATCCTGTGCACCCAGATCTCTCAGttctccagggctctaccatttaccGTGCAAGTCCTGCCCCAGTTTGACTTGCCAAAGAGCAACATCTCGCACTTGTTGTTAAATCCCAATGCCTTCTTTGGCTCATCTTACCAACTTCTAGATACAATacaatttggcccactgagtccacgccgaccagcaattcctgcacattaacactatcctacacattaggcacaatttacaatgttaccgaagcgaattaacctacaaacctgtatgtcattggactgcggaaaccggagcacccggagaaaaccgatacacgtcacggggagaatgtacaaagtgcgtacagacagcacctgtagtcaggattgaacccggatccccGACGCTGTAAAATAGTAACTCTAACGCGgcaccatcgtgccgcccctTAATTACATCTTTgaaagcaaggtgaccaaaattaAACACAATTCTCCAAGAGCATCCACTCTTAACGACTTGtatactgtaacataatgtcccaacctctatactcatgacCGTAACTGAAGGTTAGCGTGCCAAAAGTTTTCTTCACCACCATGTccatctgtgatgccactttcagggaactatgtacttgtactccaggACCTTTCTGCACTATACCACCCTTATGACTATTACTTGTGCTGCTATTATTTTGAACTTTAATGGGTCTCCTAACCATTCTCGTTGCAAGGCCAACCTCAGCCCCCCATACAACCATCTTCCCTAAGACCATGGTGGTAAATCTGCCCAAAATGTGGTGCCTAGAAATGGGCATTTAAACATGCAGtctatgcgcacacacacacatcaaggaAACATGTTTGATTTACGAAAAACAGTTAGCTGTACAAAACTAGATTCTGTATTTTCATGTACAGACAGTGAGTAGTCACGATACAATGGATATTGTTGAGGACATTTTTGCAAATCATTTTAATTTATGCTAGTGCAGTCCTGGGGATCACCGTGCCAATTTTAAACCTGGAGCCAGGAATAGAAGGGGTGAGGGGCAGGAGGGCAAACTGTACAACGAATGCACTGACATTGCCTACACTCCCATCATGCATGGGCAATGCGGTGGGTGGTGAGTGACTGTGTGGGGAAGCTGGTCCTTCTCCACGCCAGGGTTTGGCACAAGCTACAGGCATAACCTTGTCTGGATCGGGATGGTCGGGATCGCCATGGCAGGAAAGACATCAACTGAACCGTAAACAGCTCCCCTTCCCGCAGACGCTGCTTGCACTGTTGCATGCTTCCAGCATTCTCCTTTTCAGTTGCACATGTCCAGCATCTGCGTTTCTTTGCTTTTACGTTCTTACTCCAGCTGCTGCTGGTTGCACCTAGGTGCTGGATCCACGGGTCAGGGTCCGCCAGCTGGGGTCTGGGTCCGGGGTCTGTGTCTGGGTCCAAGAGCCGTCAGTCAGGTATATTGTCCAAGACTAATGCGGGGAATCGCTCCCCTCCCTCACACAGCAGGGAATACACCGCTCTGTAAAGGTGGAGCAGGGACTGGTCTGCAGACTGGGGGGAGAGCAGCAGGGGAAGCAGTTCCTCGGCCATAGCCTGTGATGGAAGAGAAAGCAGAGTCAGGGAGATTCAGGCCTGCACACACACTGTAGGATCTGCAGTGATAGTCTGTGACTGACATGTGTACATGAGAATAATCTCTTGAGAAGCATGAAATCCGCCCGATTCCGACAGAATTCTTGCTCGAGAGCCCTCTGTTTCCTATATCTTACCTGTGCTTCCTTTTTGTTTTTGACTGTTACAAAATCTCCTGAGAGTGGGAATAGTTGGAGTGGTGCACACGGAGCCAGAATAGACAGCAAGGCTATTGTAGAATGATGCTGTGATACCAGCCCTGACTAATCACCCCATCCAGCTGCAGATAGTTTTTTATTGTTTAAAAGATATAggacacttcggcccaccaagcccatctatcgatcacacattcatattagttctatgttatcccattgtctcatccactccccacacactaggggcaaaccCGCATTTCTTTGGAACATGGGATAacttggagcacctggagaaaagccacatggtcacagggagatcgtacaaattccacacagacagcacctaaggtcaggatcgaaccaaggtctctgtcgctgtgaggcagaagctctaccagttgtaccactgtgccaccc
It contains:
- the ccnf gene encoding cyclin-F, with the translated sequence MRSEVFRCRCAKCFLLLAKQRLKKSAPAMTLLSLPTDVLLYVLQCLPAQDILHFRAVHPLFKSIVDNHSSVWAHANFQEIWPSPVNRWLFERAAESGNFEAAIKLGIAYLYNEGLSVADEGRAEVNGLKASHFFSLAEGLNVDASPFVWLFIRPPWSLTGSCCKAVVYDSLKNECLLQSANVASLTYCLAKVLSLFEDEERQKQAISMFEASSNHGCLPSSFYLWEGNHKETVADPGRYLQSLRTLRDYATKGCWEAQLTLAKTCGSASLCGLKSKPKDHLAQIFQSSYPSFKQKMFKVQKGMNDTMRYILIDWLVEVTSMKDFSSLCLHVTVANVDRYLMLRSVPRGRLQLLGIACMVICTRFISKEILTIREAVWLTDNTYKYEDLVRMMGEIISALRGKIKTPTILDYAEVLLAISPLERHTMHLFNYICELSLLYTDISEYSPAMTTAAALLLARVLHKQALPWSSQLTESTGFTLENLIPCVITLHRKCFHNEVPKDYRKVSLTAVKQRFEDERHQQISKEKVMDYVELCSLLGIKEENEPSSLSDHTNPEIHTFLTSPSGNKTKRRREDSFREDRGNFVATPIVELSNHEDTFLGDFLDLSLDLSCTGYDGDQESEEEKHVDGTDVAGVEAAVVVSGSCAGPDEESEDSLMGEQFLAGSQRCSRSESAAAWAFQELQGELSSGYSSVTSESSSRSTESLHVVNESEQEDRGRSLPPSRRRPIKRKNGAEHDKEDSNLGLCV